The window GGTGTGCAAGTCGAAACACATTGCGACCTCGCCATGGGAAACATGCTTATGCAGGATTTCGTGCAGCGTACGGTTCGACCAGCTCGGCGCCAGCCCGCCATAAAACAGACCATCGGGATGACCGTGCTGGCCACCCTCGACAATCGACATCACCGCCGACCAGCCGTGCTTTTGAATCTGCCCGTCGAGCAAGGCATCGGCGCGGTCACGTTCGGGCCCCCGCAACTCAGTGAACGCATAGATATCATGCAGCGCTGCGTAATCCCGATTGTCCGGCAGCGGACGTTCGAAGTTCAGGTGATTGCGGTTCAGGTCGATGTTGTCCTCGTTGACCCGACGCAGCCACGCGGTGCCCCAGGGATTGATCAGATGGATCATCACCACCGCGACATCGGCCGGCAGTGAACGCTTGCCCAACTCCTGCATCCATTTGATCTGGCATCCCGAACCATAGAAACCTTCCACCCCATGGGTGCCGCTCAACGCGATCAGAAGTCGCTTGGCGGCCGGATCGCCCAACACCGCCACATCGGTGCTCAAGGGCTCGCCGAATGGCCCTTTGAGTGGGTGAGGATACTCGGTCAACGTCGCTCCGGCCGCGGTCGCTGCCGCGAGGAATTGCTCACGTTGAGTGCGATAACTCGGCTGCGTGGGAAACTCGGTCTGCATGGCTGCCTCTTGTTGATCTTCTGACCCGTCTGTTGCCTTCGACCCTACAGAAAATCCGTCGACTGATGAAGGACAAAAGCGCCTGTGCTGTAGTCCGTGATTTGCACCTCGCTCTGACGGCCGATAAAGTCCCATGATCTTTTCCCACGGACGGAGTGCCCCCACGTGTTCTCAGCCTTCCACTTGAGCCGCTATCGCCTGTCAGCCCTTTCGCTGATCGCCACCGCGCTGACCCTCGCTGCCTGCAGCGCTCCGCCCACTTCGACATTGCCAATCGCGCCGGAAGTTGCGTCGGGTTATCGCACCGACCTGAAAACCCAATACGCCTCGAAACACATGGCCGCAGCGGCCAACCCTCTGGCAACCGAAGCCGGCCGGGAAATACTGCGTCAGGGCGGCTCGGCGATTGATGCCGCGATTGCCATGCAAGCAGTGCTGACGCTGGTGGAGCCGCAATCCTCGGGTATCGGCGGCGGCGCGTTCATTGTGTTGTGGGATGGCAAGAACGTGCGCACGTACGACGGTCGCGAAACCGCTCCGGCCGGCGCCACAGAGAAGCTTTTCCTACAGGCCGACGGCAAACCGATGGCCTTCACCCAAGCACAGATTGGTGGCCGCTCGGTGGGAACGCCCGGCGTATTACGGGCGCTTGAGTTGGCTCATCAGAAACACGGTCGCCTGCCGTGGGCGCAGTTGTTCGAACCGGCCATCCGGCTCGCGGAGCAAGGTTTCGCCATCTCACCGCGCCTGCATCAGTTGATCGCTTCAGACTCATCCATGCGCCGCTCGCCGGACATGGTGGCGTATTTCCTGAATGCGGATGGCAGCCCGAAAGCGGCCGGTACTCAACTGAAAAACCCGGCGCTGGCCGCGGTGTACAAACGCATCGCCAAAGAAGGGCCGGATGCGTTGTACAAAGGGCCGGTTGCGCAAGAAATCGTCGCCAAGGTTCAGGGCCATGCCAACCCCGGCAGCCTGTCGCTGAACGACCTCCAAGGCTACCAGGCCAAGGAGCGCGCGCCGCTGTGCACTGACTATAAACGCTGGCAGGTTTGCGGCATGCCGCCGCCGTCGTCGGGCGGGATCGCCGTGGCGCAGATCCTCGGCACACTCCAGGCGCTGGAAGTTCGCGATCCGCGCTTCGCCTTGGCCTCAATGAAACCGCTCAAGACCGATAAATCCGCCGGCACCGAGCCGACGCCAGAAGCCGTGCACCTGATTTCCGAAGCCGAGCGCCTGGCCTATGCCGACCGCGCGCTGTATCTGGCCGACGCCGACTTCGTACCCGTCCCCGTCAAAGGCCTGGTGGACCCGACCTATCTGGCCAGCCGCGCCGCCCTGATTGGCGATCGCAGCATGGGCACGGCCAAACCAGGGACTCCGCCGGGCATCAAGGTCGCCTACGCGCCGGATCGCTCGCCGCTGCGCATCTCGACCTCGCAAGTGGTGGCGGTCGATGACGAAGGGGGCGCGGTGTCCATGACCACCACCGTCGAATCCGCGTTCGGCTCGCACGTGATGGTGCAGGGCTTCCTGCTCAACAATCAGATGACCGACTTCTCGTTCATCCCGGAAGAAAACGGGCAGAAAGTCGCCAACCGCGTCGAACCCGGCAAACGCCCCCGCTCGTCCATGGCACCGACGCTGATCTTCGATCGCCAGAGCGGCGAATTCCTCGCCACCGTCGGTTCACCCGGCGGCTCGCAGATCATCGAATACGTCGCCAAATCCACCATCGGCCTGCTCGACTGGAACCTCGATCCGCAAGCGGCCATCAGCCTGCCCAACTTCGGCAGCCGCAACGGCCCGACAGAACTGGAAGAGGGCCAGTTTAGCGCCGGGTTGATTCAGGCGCTGAAGGACAAAGGGCACAGCGTGAGCGAGATCGACATGACCAGCGGCACCCAGGCGATTGTTCGGGTGAAGGATGCGCAGGGGAAAGCGTCGTTGGCGGGCGGGGCCGATCCTCGGCGTGAAGGGGCGGCGTTGGGGGATTGAGTCCTACAAGTGAATAAGCATGGGCTTACCGGGAGGTAGGCCCTTTTTCACATATGCCATTCGGGATAATGATGTGTTGCGCAACTAGGCG is drawn from Pseudomonas sp. 31-12 and contains these coding sequences:
- the ggt gene encoding gamma-glutamyltransferase encodes the protein MFSAFHLSRYRLSALSLIATALTLAACSAPPTSTLPIAPEVASGYRTDLKTQYASKHMAAAANPLATEAGREILRQGGSAIDAAIAMQAVLTLVEPQSSGIGGGAFIVLWDGKNVRTYDGRETAPAGATEKLFLQADGKPMAFTQAQIGGRSVGTPGVLRALELAHQKHGRLPWAQLFEPAIRLAEQGFAISPRLHQLIASDSSMRRSPDMVAYFLNADGSPKAAGTQLKNPALAAVYKRIAKEGPDALYKGPVAQEIVAKVQGHANPGSLSLNDLQGYQAKERAPLCTDYKRWQVCGMPPPSSGGIAVAQILGTLQALEVRDPRFALASMKPLKTDKSAGTEPTPEAVHLISEAERLAYADRALYLADADFVPVPVKGLVDPTYLASRAALIGDRSMGTAKPGTPPGIKVAYAPDRSPLRISTSQVVAVDDEGGAVSMTTTVESAFGSHVMVQGFLLNNQMTDFSFIPEENGQKVANRVEPGKRPRSSMAPTLIFDRQSGEFLATVGSPGGSQIIEYVAKSTIGLLDWNLDPQAAISLPNFGSRNGPTELEEGQFSAGLIQALKDKGHSVSEIDMTSGTQAIVRVKDAQGKASLAGGADPRREGAALGD
- a CDS encoding DUF2817 domain-containing protein → MQTEFPTQPSYRTQREQFLAAATAAGATLTEYPHPLKGPFGEPLSTDVAVLGDPAAKRLLIALSGTHGVEGFYGSGCQIKWMQELGKRSLPADVAVVMIHLINPWGTAWLRRVNEDNIDLNRNHLNFERPLPDNRDYAALHDIYAFTELRGPERDRADALLDGQIQKHGWSAVMSIVEGGQHGHPDGLFYGGLAPSWSNRTLHEILHKHVSHGEVAMCFDLHTGAGEYGHPMLLTITEGAYPALPDAQAIYGPWLYTLLTSADTLSETGVAATATGYTSQALINALPQVKLMPFVIECGTYPGPDVHRHLRDDHWLHLHGNPGDAVGREIKLNLLEQFYPADSDWQAMVWLRTWQIWERALSALPTIRS